In one Nicotiana tomentosiformis chromosome 6, ASM39032v3, whole genome shotgun sequence genomic region, the following are encoded:
- the LOC104093879 gene encoding phosphoenolpyruvate carboxylase gives MANRNLEKLASIDAQLRQLVPGKVSEDDKLVEYDALLLDRFLDILQDLHGEDLKETVQECYELSAEYEGKHDPKKLEELGNVFTSLDPGDSIVIAKAFSHMLNLANLAEEVQIAYRRRQKLKKTGDFVDESNATTESDIEETFKKLVGDLKKSPQEVFDALKNQTVDLVLTAHPTQSVRRSLLQKHGRIRDCLAQLYAKDITPDDKQELDEALQREIQAAFRTDEIRRTPPTPQDEMRAGMSYFHETIWKGVPKFLRRVDTALKNIGIDERVPYNAPLIQFSSWMGGDRDGNPRVTPEVTRDVCLLARMMAANLYYSQIEDLMFELSMWRCNDELRVRSDEVLHSSSRRDAKHYIEFWKQVPPNEPYRVILGDVRDKLYQTRERARQLLAHGYSEIPEEATYTSIEQFLEPLELCYRSLCACGDRSIADGSLLDFLRQVSTFGLSLVRLDIRQESDRHTDVLDAITQHLEIGSYREWSEERKQEWLLSELSGKRPLFGPDLPKTEEIADVLDTFHVIAELPADCFGAYIISMATAPSDVLAVELLQRECRVKQPLRVVPLFEKLADLDAAPAAVARLFSVEWYRNRINGKQEVMIGYSDSGKDAGRLSAAWQLYKAQEELVKVAKEYGVKLTMFHGRGGTVGRGGGPTHLAILSQPPDTIHGNLRVTVQGEVIEQCFGEEHLCFRTLQRFTAATLEHGMHPPVSPKPEWRALMDEIAVVATEKYRSIVFKEPRFVEYFRLATPELEYGRMNIGSRPSKRKPSGGIESLRAIPWIFAWTQTRFHLPVWLGFGAAFKYAINKDIKNLRMLQEMYNAWPFFRVTIDLVEMVFAKGNPSIAALYDKLLVSEDLWSFGEQLRSNYEETKSLLLQIAGHKDLLEGDPYLRQRLRLRDSYITTLNVCQAYTLKRIRDPNYSVTPRPHISKEYMESKPAAELVKLNPTSEYAPGLEDTLILTMKGIAAGMQNTG, from the exons ATGGCGAATCGTAATTTGGAGAAATTGGCATCAATTGATGCACAGTTGAGACAATTGGTACCTGGTAAAGTTTCTGAAGATGACAAACTTGTTGAGTATGATGCTTTGCTTTTGGATCGGTTTCTTGATATTCTTCAGGATTTGCATGGTGAAGATCTCAAAGAAACA GTCCAAGAGTGCTATGAGCTTTCTGCCGAGTATGAAGGAAAGCATGATCCGAAGAAACTGGAGGAGCTTGGCAATGTATTCACAAGTTTGGATCCAGGGGATTCAATTGTCATTGCTAAAGCTTTCTCTCACATGCTTAACTTGGCCAATTTGGCCGAGGAGGTTCAGATAGCCTACCGCCGGCGCCAAAAGCTGAAGAAAACGGGAGATTTTGTCGATGAGAGCAATGCAACAACTGAATCAGATATTGAAGAAACTTTTAAGAAACTGGTGGGGGACTTGAAGAAGTCCCCTCAAGAAGTTTTTGATGCTCTGAAAAATCAGACTGTGGATCTCGTCCTAACTGCTCATCCTACTCAATCTGTCCGAAGATCTTTGCTTCAAAAACATGGAAG GATCCGGGACTGCTTGGCTCAGTTGTATGCTAAAGACATTACACCTGATGATAAGCAGGAGCTTGATGAGGCTTTACAGAGGGAG attcaagCTGCTTTCCGCACTGATGAGATCCGAAGAACTCCTCCAACTCCACAAGATGAAATGAGAGCTGGAATGAGCTATTTCCATGAAACAATTTGGAAGGGCGTACCAAAGTTCCTGCGCCGTGTTGATACAGCTCTCAAAAACATAGGGATTGATGAACGAGTTCCTTATAATGCACCTCTTATTCAATTCTCCTCTTGGATGGGTGGTGATCGTGATG GTAATCCAAGAGTGACGCCTGAGGTCACAAGAGATGTTTGCTTATTGGCCAGAATGATGGCAGCCAATTTGTACTATTCACAAATAGAGGACCTCATGTTTGAG TTATCTATGTGGCGTTGCAACGATGAGCTTCGCGTGCGATCAGATGAAGTACTCCACAGTTCTTCAAGGAGAGATGCAAAACACTACATAG AATTTTGGAAGCAAGTTCCTCCAAATGAGCCCTATCGTGTAATTCTTGGTGATGTGAGAGATAAGTTGTATCAGACACGCGAGCGTGCTCGCCAACTGTTAGCCCATGGATACTCTGAAATTCCAGAGGAAGCAACGTATACTAGTATTGAGCAG TTCTTGGAACCTCTTGAGCTCTGCTACAGATCTCTTTGTGCTTGTGGTGATCGGTCCATTGCTGATGGTAGCCTTTTGGATTTCCTAAGACAAGTTTCTACCTTTGGACTTTCACTTGTGAGACTTGACATAAGACAAGAGTCGGACCGCCATACCGATGTGCTTGATGCTATTACTCAGCACTTAGAAATTGGTTCATATCGAGAATGGTCAGAAGAACGTAAACAAGAGTGGCTTCTGTCTGAACTCAGCGGCAAGAGACCTTTATTTGGACCTGATCTTCCAAAAACTGAAGAAATTGCCGACGTTTTGGACACATTCCATGTCATAGCCGAACTCCCAGCTGACTGCTTCGGGGCATACATCATCTCGATGGCCACTGCACCATCTGATGTGCTTGCAGTTGAGCTTCTACAGCGTGAATGCCGAGTGAAGCAACCTTTACGAGTTGTTCCACTTTTTGAGAAGTTGGCTGATCTGGATGCTGCTCCTGCTGCTGTTGCACGTCTTTTCTCAGTTGAGTGGTACAGAAACCGGATAAATGGCAAGCAAGAGGTCATGATCGGATACTCTGATTCTGGAAAGGATGCAGGTCGGTTATCAGCAGCGTGGCAGCTGTATAAGGCTCAAGAGGAGCTTGTAAAAGTTGCCAAGGAGTACGGCGTGAAGCTAACTATGTTCCACGGCAGAGGTGGTACCGTTGGAAGAGGAGGTGGCCCCACCCATCTTGCTATATTGTCTCAACCACCCGATACAATCCATGGAAATCTGCGTGTTACTGTTCAGGGTGAGGTCATTGAGCAATGTTTTGGGGAGGAACACTTGTGTTTTAGGACACTTCAGCGTTTTACTGCTGCTACCCTTGAACATGGGATGCATCCACCAGTCTCTCCAAAACCAGAATGGCGTGCGCTTATGGATGAAATTGCAGTTGTTGCTACAGAGAAGTATCGATCAATAGTTTTTAAAGAACCCCGATTCGTTGAGTATTTCCGCCTG GCCACACCCGAGTTAGAGTATGGTCGAATGAACATTGGCAGCCGTCCATCAAAGCGTAAACCCAGCGGAGGCATAGAATCACTTAGAGCTATTCCATGGATCTTTGCCTGGACTCAGACTAGATTCCATCTTCCTGTGTGGCTCGGCTTTGGAGCAGCATTTAAGTATGCCATCAACAAGGATATCAAAAACCTCCGCATGCTGCAGGAAATGTACAATGCATGGCCATTCTTTAGGGTAACAATTGATTTGGTTGAAATGGTGTTTGCCAAAGGAAACCCCAGCATTGCTGCATTATACGACAAGCTTCTGGTTTCCGAAGATTTGTGGTCCTTCGGTGAACAACTGAGATCAAACTACGAAGAGACAAAGAGCCTCCTGCTGCAG ATTGCTGGACACAAGGATCTTTTGGAGGGCGATCCCTACTTGAGACAACGACTCAGGCTGCGCGACTCCTATATCACAACATTGAACGTGTGCCAAGCCTACACCCTAAAGCGTATTCGTGACCCCAACTACAGTGTCACACCAAGGCCACACATATCCAAGGAATACATGGAATCAAAGCCAGCTGCTGAACTTGTGAAGCTGAACCCGACTAGCGAATACGCCCCTGGCTTGGAGGACACACTCATCTTGACCATGAAGGGTATTGCTGCTGGAATGCAGAATACTGGTTAA